TTTGATGGCAAGCCAAAACTTAACTTACCAAACACAACGAATAACTATGCGCGTGTTATGGGCGTGATTATTGGCGTGTTGGTTGTAGGTATGTTATTTGTCGCTATGATGGATAGTAATAAAACAAAACCCGCGATTAACTATATTCCATCAAGTTATGATACTAAAACTAATGTCAACAACCCAAACACTACAGCACCTAATCAGGTATTAGTTACGCCAGTCACAGAAGCCCCAGTTAATCCTGCGTTGATGCAGCAATGCGATAGTTACGCCACGGCAAACAAACGGAAAGAACCCACTTTAACCTATCAAGAACAACGCGAGGACTACAGTAAACTCTATGAATTTTGTTTAGATGATGCAAAAAAACTTACTCAAACAATAAGCACGAATACTGCTAATAACTCCAAAATAGAAACTGTAAGTAATGAGTTATTGCAAGCCTATCAAACGGCAAAAATTGACAATGAAACCTCACGGCAATATATCAATAAGACGTGGGAGGACTTAATCCAAACCTTGACCGATAATCAAAAGAGAGACATACTTAAATTACAACGCGCATGGATTAAGTCAAAGCAAAATTTTTGCGGTAAAGTTGTAAAAAATAAGTCAATTGATAATCTAACGCCCGATGAATTGGCAGCGGAAATTAAACTTTTAGAGTGTGACAGTCAAGCCAATTCAGAACGGGCTGCGGTACTCTCAAAAACAATGCAAGTACAAGACGAAATTGCAAAAATAATCAAAGAGGGTGGTAAGTAAAAAGTTTCCTTTTTTATGTTGTCAACTGTTTTTTAGCAATAAATAAAAATAATATAAATAAATTACTTGGCACATAGTGCCAAATCATTCAATCGCTAATCTTTAATCGTCCCCCCTCCCCCCTAATCCCCCCCCTCTTGCCATATTCTCAAGTAGTTACTAACAACTATTCTTCCTCCATATTATTAGTAACTACTATCCTCTATTTGTCTTACCTTACATATCTATACTCTCTAAAAAAATTAGAAAAAAAATAGTACCCCTTAGTAGTGGAGAGGGGTATATAGGATAGCACTAACTAATACACATACCCCAGTACCATACTACTAACAGATAATACCCAATACCCCAGTAGTAACATGTGGTAAAAATGAGACACCAACAGGGGGGCATATATGGGGGAGGGGGTACAACTAAAGATTAACGCCGCAATGATTTATCCTCAATTGCTAACTAACAATAACACTCATTATCAATGGCACTACGTGCCATACCTCAACTACCAATACTTAGTGCTTTATCTACCTTTTGCCCTTCACTTTTTTATGCTGCAATGCACCATTTATTACTTAAATTAAACTATCAATAAACTACAATAAACTACAATAAACTACAATAAACTACAATAAACTACCAACCATTTTGTTATTGTGCCAACCATTGCCAACCATGCCGCCGTTGTTATATCCACCCTGCCAATAAACCTATCTACTAACTCAACCAGCCAACATCATACTAACTCAACCCTACTATCTATAGGGGGATAGACTTTTTTAGAAACTGGAGTGGGCTATGGGCTATATAGCACCATGAAAAAATTTCTAAAGTTTTTGAGATTATTACATTTACGGTGCTTGCTCATTTACTGCGATTTTCTCTTGGTACTGCAAATCAAAATACTCATCTTGGGAGGGCGTATCCTGCATCCAAAAATACCAACCTGCTACACCCCAGATTGTGTGATATCTTGCCTCATCAAGTTTTAGAGCCTTCTCTTCTGTCAAGTATTCTTTACAAATTGAAATGCGACGCGCTTTATTTGCGGGCTTACCTTGTTTAAGTAAGTCATTCAACTCTCTAACCTGCCTTCCCAAAGAACTTGCAATACTATTAGCTTGTGCCTTACTTGCTTCTTTGTTAGTAGCAGGCAATAAACAATTTTTTGCATAGCGTGGCACTCTTTCATTTGGATATATTTTTAGTTCTCCGTGCATTAGCATTGATGTAGCACCAATATATTTAGGTGATGTCGAATGTCTCATTTTAGTTTCTCCTTGTTTAATTGAACTTAGCGACGTGCATTGATTCGTTCTGATACCCAATAATCAAACTCATGCTCCACCCAAGCAACACGTCGAGTAGTGATATTGATTGGTTTTGGAAACGCATTATCTTTAATCAACTGATAAATCGTTGACTTGCTTAATGCGGTACGGGCTAACAC
The window above is part of the Ephemeroptericola cinctiostellae genome. Proteins encoded here:
- a CDS encoding tripartite tricarboxylate transporter TctB family protein, translated to MTMVSMPVDNSTLAITSIICAGLLFVFLLVAADDEFRKPPIAATIAIVAGGLLYWLGFIPIGIMIAAAFALVVGIFRALKGNANQPNPSNKSAQQTTKRTNEQNVSPANHSEKVERFNQETGGWEKLETDLDNQDTQSLKSYDPLLHGSFDGKPKLNLPNTTNNYARVMGVIIGVLVVGMLFVAMMDSNKTKPAINYIPSSYDTKTNVNNPNTTAPNQVLVTPVTEAPVNPALMQQCDSYATANKRKEPTLTYQEQREDYSKLYEFCLDDAKKLTQTISTNTANNSKIETVSNELLQAYQTAKIDNETSRQYINKTWEDLIQTLTDNQKRDILKLQRAWIKSKQNFCGKVVKNKSIDNLTPDELAAEIKLLECDSQANSERAAVLSKTMQVQDEIAKIIKEGGK
- a CDS encoding helix-turn-helix transcriptional regulator — translated: MFTNEPTTQNQELRLLSLKDVLARTALSKSTIYQLIKDNAFPKPINITTRRVAWVEHEFDYWVSERINARR